Proteins found in one Zea mays cultivar B73 chromosome 1, Zm-B73-REFERENCE-NAM-5.0, whole genome shotgun sequence genomic segment:
- the LOC103644840 gene encoding putative pentatricopeptide repeat-containing protein At1g16830, whose amino-acid sequence MGKKLFGGRGSGLRLGPWAARSWATCRLQLKQRAHTPPPCGSQPAAIERRTVACVPYFPPARRLGLQCLRRRLGTRSLASMLHGTRRRTAPLAAAFFASKPQPQPPPQLPTPQIVEAAVARCPSDGIALSFFLWCARRPGYFHPPSSFDRLLPAASRLASRLGTANKLIRELQALGVHVKPQTFLLLLRLYWRGGLYPIVLDLFYQMRLWGFQPNAFACNVVLDVQLRTGHLDAARHTLQYYPAPNYLTYAIVLTHLCRAGGWSGARSCFIEMLQLGFVPSAASLTAVFACCSKAGTMSELLQLFSFALVSGCNLTSAMWTCLIARLCREGRLEEACNMLAKMADSGSSPSVVTYTPLVRGLLRAGRHEKASELLGSMMSASCRPDIVLYNVLMDSMLKERRYNEALNIYMHILGSQIKPDAYTLSTLAQVLQFSQNMGLLHSLILSSDISLDLVACNSVLSSLCKSGFPSEAIQFYIDRIDTCTSPDSYTHAGLLDSLCQLGRVNHAIDVYHNIIASAPELNAYVHAAILRGLVRQGQSLAALRILREAVRKNYAVDSVCYTVVLHGLFRVHLVEEAFRLFDQMKNSGLAPNTCTYNVMLCGLCRTRDLHAVKQLLTEMECADAKMDSISFNTVAVLLIKSKRIDSAVALIRDMLNLGMKPSTKTRLLLSQSTVYKSVLVDNATPTVESDGSDSSSDLLVCSAS is encoded by the exons ATGGGGAAGAAACTGTTTGGCG GACGTGGAAGTGGGCTCAGGCTGGGCCCGTGGGCCGCACGTTCATGGGCTACCTGCAGGCTGCAGCTGAAGCAGCGTGCCCACACGCCGCCGCCGTGCGGCAGCCAACCGGCGGCGATTGAGCGCCGCACCGTTGCTTGTGTTCCCTACTTCCCTCCCGCGCGTCGTCTGGGCTTGCAATGCTTGCGACGACGCCTCGGTACCCGCTCACTTGCTTCCATGCTCCACGGCACGCGCAGGAGGACGGCGCCGCTCGCAGCCGCTTTCTTCGCTTCCAAGCCCCAGcctcagcctccgccgcagctgcCAACGCCGCAGATAGTCGAAGCCGCCGTCGCTCGCTGCCCCTCAGACGGCATCGCGCTCTCCTTCTTCCTGTGGTGTGCCCGCCGCCCCGGCTATTTCCACCCGCCTTCCTCCTTCGACCGCCTCCTCCCCGCCGCCTCCCGCCTCGCCTCTCGCCTCGGCACTGCCAACAAGCTTATCCGCGAGCTCCAGGCCCTCGGCGTCCACGTCAAGCCCCAGACTTTCCTGCTCCTGCTCAGGCTCTACTGGCGCGGGGGGCTCTACCCTATCGTACTCGATCTGTTCTATCAAATGCGCCTTTGGGGATTCCAACCCAATGCCTTCGCCTGCAATGTCGTCCTCGACGTCCAGCTCAGGACAGGCCATCTCGACGCAGCGCGACACACGTTGCAGTACTACCCGGCACCCAATTACCTCACCTACGCCATTGTGCTCACCCATCTCTGCAGGGCTGGGGGCTGGTCAGGAGCCCGGAGTTGTTTTATTGAAATGCTACAGCTGGGGTTTGTCCCAAGTGCAGCTTCTCTCACTGCGGTTTTTGCCTGCTGCAGTAAGGCTGGAACTATGTCTGAGCTTCTGCAGCTGTTTTCTTTCGCGCTTGTTTCGGGTTGCAATCTCACCTCAGCCATGTGGACATGTTTGATCGCTCGTCTGTGCCGTGAGGGGCGACTAGAGGAGGCTTGTAATATGCTTGCAAAGATGGCGGATTCTGGTTCTTCTCCTTCAGTGGTCACCTACACTCCACTTGTCAGGGGATTGTTGCGAGCTGGTAGGCATGAAAAGGCCAGCGAGCTTTTGGGGTCAATGATGTCCGCTAGTTGCAGACCAGACATTGTTTTGTATAATGTTCTGATGGACAGCATGCTAAAGGAGAGAAGATACAATGAGGCACTAAATATTTACATGCATATTCTTGGCAGTCAGATAAAGCCAGATGCATACACTTTATCTACTTTAGCTCAGGTATTGCAGTTTTCACAGAATATGGGCCTTCTTCACAGCTTGATTTTAAGCTCCGATATCTCTCTTGATCTTGTGGCCTGCAATTCTGTGTTGAGTAGTCTGTGCAAATCAGGTTTTCCATCTGAAGCCATCCAATTCTACATTGATAGAATTGACACGTGCACCAGCCCAGACAGCTACACTCATGCTGGGTTACTGGATAGTTTGTGCCAGTTAGGAAGGGTAAACCATGCAATTGATGTCTACCACAATATCATTGCCAGTGCTCCTGAATTGAATGCATATGTTCATGCAGCAATCCTCCGTGGTCTTGTTAGACAGGGCCAGAGCCTTGCGGCCTTAAGGATTTTAAGAGAGGCTGTACGGAAAAATTATGCTGTTGATTCTGTGTGCTACACTGTGGTTTTACATGGTCTTTTCCGTGTGCATCTGGTGGAAGAGGCTTTCAGGTTGTTCGACCAGATGAAAAATTCAGGATTAGCACCCAACACTTGTACATACAATGTGATGCTTTGTGGGCTTTGTAGGACCAGGGATCTCCATGCTGTCAAGCAGTTGTTAACAGAAATGGAATGTGCGGATGCAAAAATGGACAGTATATCATTCAACACAGTAGCAGTGCTCCTAATTAAGTCAAAGCGCATCGACTCTGCTGTTGCATTGATCAGAGACATGCTAAATCTAGGCATGAAGCCTAGTACCAAAACTCGTTTGTTACTTTCTCAGTCCACTGTCTATAAATCTGTTTTGGTGGATAATGCCACTCCCACTGTAGAAAGCGATGGGTCAGACTCGTCCAGTGATCTCCTTGTATGCTCAGCTTCATAG